ATAGGCCTGCTCAGAAAAACGGCGGTCCCCTGCCGGGCATAAGTGCCCTCTGTCAAATCCCGAACCCTTGTAGTTGCGCCAGTCGGCAGATTTGGTTTTTACTTTTGGGTCTTCTATAAAATAGGGCCGTTCCCTATCATCGTATGTCAGGTGTTTTCTTGACAGTTCGTATGCCACCCATTCGGCCTGCTCATGTGGCTCACTATATGACAACATGTAGTGGTCATGGATGACCATTTGGCCAAAAGTGCTACTTGGCAAAAATAATCTTTCGAACGGCAGGGCACTCACCTCATCTTTGTCTGATGAGTAGTGGGCAGGGGTATAGAAATTATCAAACAACCAAAATCCTACGACACAAACTATCAGTAAAAGTGTATAGACCGTTTTTCTGTTCATAAAAAAAGTTTGGCCAAAGATAGGGCCGCATTTGATTAATGGAAAACCATACAACAGGCCCCAAACAAAAAAGCCCTGGCCGCATACGGCCAGGGCTTTCGATATGCCTTGAAATATTTCTTACCCTTTTACACTAGCCAATTTTGTGTTGCTACCTCTAAAATTGTTCATTTTCAAGTCCTTCAACACATTGATGGCTTCTTCAACGTAAACGTCTTTGGCCAGTTCTTGATGCCATCGGTTTCTTTTTTCCCTCAACACTGAATCTTTGGTAAAGAGCTCTGTCTCGTACTTCAACGAATTAAAAGTCAGTTTTGAATCGTAATTTCTCAAGCTCTTGAAATACTTTGAACGCTCTTTGGCCCTCTGTTCCCTTATCTTATAGGCATCATAGTTCAAAGATATTACCGTCTCATCTTGCTGCTCTTTGAGCCACTTGGCATTTTCTTCGATCAGTTTTACCTGTGGATTGTTTGCCAGACGTTTTTTGCTGTTGGCCACTGCAGTTTCAAAATCAATGTATCCGTCCCAAATTTCATAATCGGCAGGGGTAATCTTGTCCCATCCCAAAGGATTTTCCTGGTCTTTCTCACCAAGGTCGATGTAACTGTACTTATCGGGAACAACAATGTCGCTTTTTACACCTTCCAATTGGGTCGAACCACCATTGATGCGGTAAAACTTTTGGGTAGTCAATTTAATGGCCCCCAAATCGCCATGTTCGTTGCTTCGAACGATGTTGTCCAGCGGAATTACATTTTGTACCGTACCTTTTCCGAAGGTTTGTTTGCTACCGATGACAATGGCCCTTTTATAGTC
This portion of the Flagellimonas lutaonensis genome encodes:
- a CDS encoding DNA/RNA non-specific endonuclease — encoded protein: MNRKTVYTLLLIVCVVGFWLFDNFYTPAHYSSDKDEVSALPFERLFLPSSTFGQMVIHDHYMLSYSEPHEQAEWVAYELSRKHLTYDDRERPYFIEDPKVKTKSADWRNYKGSGFDRGHLCPAGDRRFSEQAYNETFYTSNISPQKKDFNAGVWNRLEQQIRQWCKRYGKLYVIAGGVLQPGLKEIGEEGVDVPNQFYKVVFREEENKVYALAFLLPHEETTVPLKNFVVTLDSLENITGIDFFEKMDEEREAAIESRIDTSLWKF